From a region of the Paenibacillus segetis genome:
- a CDS encoding GNAT family N-acetyltransferase — protein sequence MNITSLFENIPNFETNRLVLRKLEVSDAEDYYNVLSDPETIKHTRWDLFNTVDDSMAYLMYLEQKYQSRQAFHWGIIEKDSQKLIGRVAFISFDEENDRTEIGYVLSKHYWSKGFISEAIQELIKYGFNELGVNRIEARCNEDNIGSERVMQKVGMKFEGILREQLKMKGNYKNQKHYSLIRSDL from the coding sequence TTGAACATAACATCATTATTTGAAAACATCCCAAATTTTGAAACCAACAGATTAGTCTTACGCAAACTAGAAGTTTCAGATGCCGAAGACTATTATAATGTTTTATCAGACCCAGAAACAATTAAACATACAAGATGGGATTTATTCAATACTGTGGATGATTCGATGGCGTACTTAATGTATCTTGAACAGAAATATCAAAGTAGGCAAGCTTTTCACTGGGGAATAATAGAGAAGGATTCACAGAAGTTAATAGGTAGAGTAGCATTCATTAGCTTTGATGAAGAAAACGATAGGACAGAAATTGGCTACGTTTTATCAAAACACTATTGGAGTAAAGGATTTATATCTGAAGCAATCCAGGAACTAATAAAATATGGCTTCAATGAACTTGGAGTGAACCGAATTGAAGCTAGATGTAATGAAGATAATATTGGATCTGAAAGGGTAATGCAAAAAGTCGGCATGAAATTTGAGGGAATACTAAGAGAACAACTCAAAATGAAAGGGAATTACAAAAATCAGAAACATTATTCATTAATCAGAAGCGATTTGTAA
- a CDS encoding DUF4188 domain-containing protein produces MAKVIPGRYAAEIEGPFVVFIIGMRINRFFAFHKWIPVAKAMGPMVKELYQNPEIGFISTEFFLNWRGITLLQYWRSYEQLEKYARGGIHLDAWKKFNKSVGTDGTVGIYHETYMIHPGQYECIYGNMPKFGLAKAGTHIQAVGNMETSRRRMGGDNNPAVPTPVNPK; encoded by the coding sequence GTGGCGAAAGTAATTCCAGGTAGATATGCAGCCGAAATAGAAGGTCCATTTGTTGTATTTATTATTGGAATGAGAATAAATCGTTTTTTTGCTTTTCACAAATGGATTCCTGTGGCAAAAGCAATGGGGCCAATGGTCAAAGAGCTATACCAGAATCCTGAGATTGGATTTATTAGTACAGAGTTTTTTTTGAATTGGAGAGGAATTACATTATTACAATATTGGAGAAGTTACGAGCAACTAGAGAAGTATGCACGGGGAGGGATTCATCTTGATGCATGGAAGAAATTTAATAAATCTGTTGGTACAGATGGGACAGTAGGTATTTATCATGAGACATATATGATTCATCCTGGACAGTATGAATGTATTTATGGAAACATGCCCAAATTTGGCTTGGCTAAAGCCGGAACGCATATTCAAGCAGTTGGAAACATGGAGACATCGAGAAGAAGAATGGGTGGAGATAATAATCCTGCGGTCCCAACCCCTGTGAATCCAAAGTAG
- a CDS encoding AAA family ATPase, which yields MKKVLVIGCPGSGKSTFSSRLSKESNIPVIHLDSFYWKPGWISCSNQEFDQILRDLLLQETYIMDGNYSRTIDYRISFVDTVYFFDFSRYLCLYRVIKRRILNHGKSREYMGKDCPESIDYEFIKSVWNFRKNQRMQIINVLDKYKKSKNIVVFRKPKEVINYFKSFSK from the coding sequence ATGAAAAAAGTGTTAGTCATTGGTTGCCCCGGATCTGGCAAGTCAACTTTTTCTTCAAGACTTAGCAAAGAATCAAACATACCTGTAATTCATTTGGATTCATTTTACTGGAAACCGGGATGGATCAGTTGTAGTAATCAGGAGTTTGATCAAATACTTAGGGATTTATTACTTCAAGAAACATATATCATGGATGGGAACTATTCAAGGACAATAGATTACAGAATATCTTTCGTGGATACTGTTTACTTTTTTGATTTTTCACGATATCTATGTCTTTATCGGGTAATAAAAAGGAGAATTTTGAATCATGGTAAATCCAGAGAATATATGGGGAAGGATTGTCCGGAAAGTATTGACTATGAATTTATTAAGTCCGTATGGAATTTTAGGAAAAATCAACGAATGCAAATAATTAATGTATTAGATAAGTACAAGAAAAGTAAGAATATTGTTGTTTTCAGAAAGCCGAAAGAAGTAATTAACTATTTTAAAAGCTTTTCCAAGTAA